DNA from Archaeoglobus veneficus SNP6:
CCCTCGTGCGCGGCATCCAGCATAACGTCGTCGAGGTTGTCCTTCGGGATAATCACCTTCTTCAGTCCCGCCTGAATTGCTGCCTCAATTTTCTGGGTTACTCCTCCAACCGGCAGAACCTCGCCCTTAACCGACAGGCTACCAGTCATCGCAACGCTCTGATCGACTGGAATACCCTCTATTGCCGAAATGACTGCCGTTGCGATACTTATACTTGCCGAGTCACCCTCTACACCCTCGTACGTTCCAACGAACTGGATGTGGACGTCCTTGTTTGATATGTCTCTTCCCGTGAATTTCTTTATGATTGCTGAAACGTTCATGACTGCCTCCATGGCGATTTCCTGCAGTCTGCCCGTAGCTATGACTCTGCCCTCTTCCTTGCTTATTGCCGGCGTAACTTCGGCGATTATGGGCAGGACTATGCCCGCAGACTCGCCTATTACTGCGAGACCGTTCACCTTGCCAACTTCTGCCCCCTCTGTCGTGAACAGTCTGTAGTCCTTTCTGCGTTCGAGGTACTTGTCTGCAAGCTGCTCCTCAATGGTCCTTGCAATCTTCTTCGCTGCCAGCACGTGCTCGAGTCTTACCACGCTTGCACCCTCGCCTTTGGCTATGTCGCCTGCAGTTCTCACAAGTCCTCCAAGTTCTCTCAGCCTCAGCGTCAGGTGGTATCTCCTTCCAGCCCTTCTTTTTGCCTCCTTGATAATCTCCGCAACCGCATACCTGTCGAAGTGCGGTATTTTTCCGTCTCTCCTGACCTCCTGCGCAACGAAGCGAACGAGCTTTCTTCTGTTCTCAGGTGTGTCCTCCATGGAGTCGTTCATGTATATTTCGTATCCGTAGCCCTCTATTCTGCTCCTCAACGCAGGATGCATTCCCATCAGTGCGTCGAGGTTGCCTGCAGCGACAAGAACGAAGTCACATGGTACTGGCTCTGTTCTGACCATCGCTCCGCTCGACCGCTCTGACTGACCTGTAATCGGGAACTTCTTTTCCTGCAGCGCTGTAAGCAGCTTCTGCTGCGATTCGATGGTTAGGGTGTTTATCTCGTCGATGTAGAGCACACCTCTGTGGGCTCTGTGGATTGCTCCCGCTTCTACTCTCTCGTGGGCAGGTGTTTCGAGGCCACCGCTCTGGAACGGGTCGTGCCTGACGTCGCCGAACAGTGCTCCTGCATGTGCTCCCGTAGCATCTTCGAACGGAGCAGTTTTGCGCTCTGCGTTGTTGACGAGGAGCTTCGGAACGTTCCTCTCCTCCTTCGGCAGCATGTACCTCGCAACAAGGAATAGCATCGCAGCGGCGATTATACCCCAGATTATCTGCCCCTCGATGGCTGCATAGCCGACGATGAAGAACACGAGCATGAAGAGGAAGAAGTTCCTCGCCTGAGCCTTCTTCAGAGCCTCCTGCTTGTAAGCCTCAACGATCTCCTTACCCTTCCCCGCCGGAACAGTCCTTATTTTCGGCTGGTTTGGATCCTCAGGATTTGGATAAACGAGTATATCCTCGAGCTCCTCCTTCGGGAGCAATTCGGCCATGGCCTTTGCGAGCATGGATTTACCCGTTCCGGGAGAGCCGATGAGCATTACGTGTCTTTTCTGCACTGCAGCCTTCTTTATCGCCTCTACTGCATGATCCTGGCCGATAACCTGGTCTATGAGCCTTTCAGGTACCTCGATCTCAGCAGTCGTCTCGAAATCGAGACCACCGAGAAGCTCCTTGACGCTGTTCTCCACACCCTCGCTTACACCCTGGCTTTTAGCGTCCATGCTGCTTCAACTTGCTTCAAATTAACTTAAATATGTTTTGTGCTATCTGCTTTTCAGACCTCTGAATTTTGCATTTCACATGTAACTGGCAGCAAGCAATGAAACGAAAAGTTAAAGCTCTGCAAACGAATCCGGCAGCATGGAGCGACTCTTCGCGCCCTGGAGAATCAGGTACATTCTTGCCCCGAAGTACGAGGGCTGCATATTCTGCGATTTTCCTAAGCAGGACAGGGATAAGGAGAACCTGATACTGTACAGAGGGAAGAAGACGTTCATAATGATGAACCGCTATCCCTACAATCCCGGTCACGTTCTCGTTTCGCCCTACAGGCACGTTGCAGAGCTTAGCGAGCTGGAGATGGATGAGAAAGTCGAACTAATCGAGAACATCGACTTAATCATAGAGGCGATCAGGAGGGCGATGAACCCCGACGGCTTCAACGTTGGTCTGAACATCGGAAAGGTTGCGGGGGCGGGGATGGAAGCACACCTGCACTTCCATGTTGTTCCGCGATGGAACGGCGACACGAGCTTCATGCCAGTGTTTGCTGACGTTCAGGTGGTGCCGGAGGCTCTGGAGGAGACGTACGACAAGCTGAAGGAAGCTATTGAGTCGATTAAAAGAGATGAAAAATAAAGTTATTTCGCGGGTTTTATTGCCTTTTCCGGGCAGATTCTGCTGCAAACCCCGCACGCGATGCATAGCGCCGCATCGATTACCGGCTTTCCGTTGATTACGTATAAAGCCGGACACGCGAACTCGGTAACGCACTTCATGCAGAGGTTGCAGTCATCGGTTACAGTGAAAGGCCTTACTTTCTTGCCCTTCGCCTTAAGCTCTCTTCTCCGCAGTATGGCGCACTTCTGGCGGGAAACGACGACAGCAACGCCATCATGCTTCAGCGCTTTTTCAAGCGTCTCGACGAGCTTTCCAATGTTGTAAGAATTAACGACCTCTACGAACTCCACACCCATTCCTCTCGCCACGTCTTCTATGCTTACCGCCTTTCCTTCTATGCCACATCCCGCACTGCTAACTCCCGGATGAGGCTGGTGGCCGGTCATGCCCGTCGTCGAGTTGTCGAGAACAACAAGCACGAACTTTCTGCCGTTATGCACTGCATTTACGAGGGCAGGCAATCCAGCGTGGAAGAACGTAGAATCGCCAATGGTTGCGATTATGGGATCCTTTATGACATAGCTCAGTCCGCACGCAATGCCGACACTCGCACCCATGCATACGCAGGTGTCAACCCCCTCGAAGGGTCTGTTTATTCCGAGGGTGTAGCAGCCTATATCGCCTGGCAGTGCAGCGTTGCCGGCAGCGTTTACAACCTTCCTTATCGCGTAGAACGTCGCTGCATGGGGGCAGCCGGGGCAGAATACCGGGGGGCGAGGAGGAGCAAGGGACGCGAGCTCTCTGCCCCTTTCAAGAATTGCATCGTAGTCCATGCTCGGCTTAATGCCGAGAGCCTTTGCGATCCCCTTTTCAACTACTGCCACGTTGTACTCGTAACTCATGGGGAAAAAGCCGTTCGTCTTCCCGTAGACCTTTAGACCGGGTAGGATAGCTCTAACGTGCAGCTCGATGAAGGGGTCAACCTCCTCGACTATGATGACGCCGTCGAGCTGGGAGGCGAACTCCTCTATCAGCTCATCCGGAACGGGATACATGGATGAGAGCTTTAAGACCGGCAGATTTACACCAAGCCTCTCCATTGCTTCCTTTGCGTAAGCGTAGCTCAGTCCGCACGCAATGACACCTATGTTGCCCTCGCCATCCTCTATCCAGTTTCCGTCCCACCTCGAGAAGTACTTCCTGATCTTCTCCATCTTGTCCAGGAGCTCAATCTTCAGTCTCCTCGCGTGGGCTGGCAGGATAACGTCTCTCTGCGGGTTCTTCTTCCACTCCACCTTCTCGAAGGACTTTTCTGGCAGAGGAGATAGTTCAACAACGCTGCTCGCATGGCTCAGCCTTGTGTACGTTCTCAGAATCACAGGAATGTTAAAGCGCTCTGAAAGCTCGAAACAGAACCTGGCAAAATCCTTTGCTTCCTGAACGCTCGATGGCTCTATTACGGGCAGGTTTGCTGTCTTGCCGTACCATCTGTTGTCCTGCTCGTTCTGACTGCTGTGCATGCTTGGATCGTCAGCGGTAACGAGCACGAAACCGCCTCTCGCCCCGATGTATGCGAAACTGAAGAGCGTATCGGCCGCAACATTAACACCAACGTGCTTCATCGCTGCCATGCTGCGCTTTCCTGCAAGCGAGGCAGCCATCGCAACCTCTACAGCAACCTTTTCGTTGGCCGAGTACTCCATTACGAAGTCGAGCTTTCCCTTGAGCATCTCGCAAGCTTTGCTCAGCGTGTCGCCTATTTCTGATGAAGGTGTACCGGGATAAGCTGCAAAAACGTCAATTCCTGCTTCAAGCGCACCTCTCGCAATAGCTTCATTTCCGAGGAGAAAAACTCTACCCGATTCTTTGAGAACATCTTTCAGCATGCTGTACCTTCTGCACAGTCTTTTAAAATTCTTGCTATTCCCGGCACGGGAGGCTATGCTATTTTAAAAAAGCTTAAGTCCTGTCAGCGCAGCAGTACTGCATGGCCTTGTCATACAGAAATACGTATCTCGAGAAAGTTGGAGAACTCATGAAATACTGTATGGAACTCGCCAAGACTGTGGACGAGGCAATGGACGACATAAAGAGGGTTTCGAAAGACCTCAGGGATCCTGAAAGAGTTGCTGAGATTTTCAGAATGGACTCCGAGTATATTGTCCACGTATTCATGGCGGGCGGCATGACGGAGGAGGAGGCGGAGGACTGCCTGAAGAAGCTCAAGGTTTACGCGCTGAGCCAGCTTCAGGAGCACTACAACCTCGTGATTCAGCTTCTGAAGGACACCGAAAAGAAAGTCAGCGAGGCGATAGAGAAGACGATTGAGGAGATTCAGTTCGAACTGCCTGAATCGACGAAGGATGAAATTAAGTACAGCATAGAGAGGGCGAGGGAAGACATCGAAATTATTGCGAAGGAGATGCAGGGTTCTGGAGTTTAATCCCTGACACTCCTGCAAACCCTCTCGAGCACGTCCTTCTCCTCTCCTTTTGCTTTTCTGTAGAGCTTTTCGAGGATTAGCTCTGGCGTGCTCCTGCCGATTCTGCCGAATTTAGGTTGTCTGTCAACTATCAGGTTGAAGTTTTCGTCCAGCCCTTTCGCCTCTATTCCGTCAACCCTCGCGAACGGAAGCATCTCGCTCAATTCCTTGCCGAGGTGGGACACTATCACGACGTAGTGGTCCTTTTCATGCGCTATTCGCAGAAATTCGGCTATTATTCTGACTGCAGCCCCGGGCTCGGTAATTGCTTCGAACTCGTCAATAAGCACGAGCTTCCTTCCCTTTCCGAGCAGAGCCCTCGTAAAAGCCCTAACAGCACTCTCGAACGCTCCAGCTCCCTGAACTCCTCTCTTTCTCTTGAAAAAGAAAAGCTCGTCAACCACATCTGTCCACGCCATCTCGGCGTTCACGGGCAGCCCCATCTGGGCCATTATCTGCATCTGGGCGATGAGTTCGAGGAGCGATGTCTTGCCACCGCTGTTCGCCCCCGTGAGAATGGCTATTTTTCCGCTTGCAATCTCCGAATTACCGACAGCGTAGCTGACAGGCTGCGGATTGGGGATAAACAGGTGCTTGCCGTTAACGAAGGCTATGCAGTCTGAGAACTCAGGAAATACGAAACCGCTGCAGAATTCCTTAACAGCTCTCAGAAACTCAAGCTCGTAGGCCTTCTCGACCTCCCTGTTTATCTCGGGCAGAAGCCTGAATATTTTCTCTGCCACCGGCCTGCAGGCTTTATATAGCTCGATAATGG
Protein-coding regions in this window:
- the lonB gene encoding ATP-dependent protease LonB → MDAKSQGVSEGVENSVKELLGGLDFETTAEIEVPERLIDQVIGQDHAVEAIKKAAVQKRHVMLIGSPGTGKSMLAKAMAELLPKEELEDILVYPNPEDPNQPKIRTVPAGKGKEIVEAYKQEALKKAQARNFFLFMLVFFIVGYAAIEGQIIWGIIAAAMLFLVARYMLPKEERNVPKLLVNNAERKTAPFEDATGAHAGALFGDVRHDPFQSGGLETPAHERVEAGAIHRAHRGVLYIDEINTLTIESQQKLLTALQEKKFPITGQSERSSGAMVRTEPVPCDFVLVAAGNLDALMGMHPALRSRIEGYGYEIYMNDSMEDTPENRRKLVRFVAQEVRRDGKIPHFDRYAVAEIIKEAKRRAGRRYHLTLRLRELGGLVRTAGDIAKGEGASVVRLEHVLAAKKIARTIEEQLADKYLERRKDYRLFTTEGAEVGKVNGLAVIGESAGIVLPIIAEVTPAISKEEGRVIATGRLQEIAMEAVMNVSAIIKKFTGRDISNKDVHIQFVGTYEGVEGDSASISIATAVISAIEGIPVDQSVAMTGSLSVKGEVLPVGGVTQKIEAAIQAGLKKVIIPKDNLDDVMLDAAHEGKIEIIPVSRIDEVLEHALVGDGKEKLIGKLRQIARV
- a CDS encoding HIT family protein, with amino-acid sequence MERLFAPWRIRYILAPKYEGCIFCDFPKQDRDKENLILYRGKKTFIMMNRYPYNPGHVLVSPYRHVAELSELEMDEKVELIENIDLIIEAIRRAMNPDGFNVGLNIGKVAGAGMEAHLHFHVVPRWNGDTSFMPVFADVQVVPEALEETYDKLKEAIESIKRDEK
- the iorA gene encoding indolepyruvate ferredoxin oxidoreductase subunit alpha, which codes for MLKDVLKESGRVFLLGNEAIARGALEAGIDVFAAYPGTPSSEIGDTLSKACEMLKGKLDFVMEYSANEKVAVEVAMAASLAGKRSMAAMKHVGVNVAADTLFSFAYIGARGGFVLVTADDPSMHSSQNEQDNRWYGKTANLPVIEPSSVQEAKDFARFCFELSERFNIPVILRTYTRLSHASSVVELSPLPEKSFEKVEWKKNPQRDVILPAHARRLKIELLDKMEKIRKYFSRWDGNWIEDGEGNIGVIACGLSYAYAKEAMERLGVNLPVLKLSSMYPVPDELIEEFASQLDGVIIVEEVDPFIELHVRAILPGLKVYGKTNGFFPMSYEYNVAVVEKGIAKALGIKPSMDYDAILERGRELASLAPPRPPVFCPGCPHAATFYAIRKVVNAAGNAALPGDIGCYTLGINRPFEGVDTCVCMGASVGIACGLSYVIKDPIIATIGDSTFFHAGLPALVNAVHNGRKFVLVVLDNSTTGMTGHQPHPGVSSAGCGIEGKAVSIEDVARGMGVEFVEVVNSYNIGKLVETLEKALKHDGVAVVVSRQKCAILRRRELKAKGKKVRPFTVTDDCNLCMKCVTEFACPALYVINGKPVIDAALCIACGVCSRICPEKAIKPAK
- a CDS encoding DNA mismatch repair protein MutS codes for the protein MRLSGDAGQIYRQIIREIHSRVRLDGAKLPLKPKSSREEIERMREKLRAFTPHDIPANIKPLKVKKEYLNDRILFVREEDIDKVAKLNLCKIDAGEPGLRIGREFFELETDEKSNTALEVIVAPEIYVKAVYENLENLKALADLMLKAFGSSVVPEVLSEVEKIAPLMERARLAGRIEEIVAEEALRLNRRIEEKISELEVTIKGERILELMRGRVPEIEELESFIAEEVIESERKIEEITGINAEIFSRSYPVEVNTVAVDRIKAEIEEEAIIELYKACRPVAEKIFRLLPEINREVEKAYELEFLRAVKEFCSGFVFPEFSDCIAFVNGKHLFIPNPQPVSYAVGNSEIASGKIAILTGANSGGKTSLLELIAQMQIMAQMGLPVNAEMAWTDVVDELFFFKRKRGVQGAGAFESAVRAFTRALLGKGRKLVLIDEFEAITEPGAAVRIIAEFLRIAHEKDHYVVIVSHLGKELSEMLPFARVDGIEAKGLDENFNLIVDRQPKFGRIGRSTPELILEKLYRKAKGEEKDVLERVCRSVRD